Proteins encoded by one window of Bradyrhizobium sp. B097:
- a CDS encoding ABC transporter permease, with the protein MNASRRFLIGLAAVAGVTLAWEIAGRTHLVEPLLLPPPSEIVTTAIDLMRDGYRGTPLWQHLALSLARAFGAFAVATLIGVPLGLAMGTAPGFGAVLDPFVQFLRPLPKLALIPLVILWFGIGETSKVLLIFISAALSIIVGTAAAVGTVQRQRIRAGQALGAHGLALFRYVILPHILPELFVTLRLSFGIGWTTLIAAEMIASDAGIGWMVVNAGSYLRTDVVMLGIVMLGGTGYALDLALVGLQRWVAPWSGRA; encoded by the coding sequence TTGAACGCCAGCCGTCGCTTCCTGATCGGCCTCGCTGCGGTCGCCGGCGTCACGCTGGCGTGGGAGATCGCCGGGCGGACTCACCTGGTCGAACCGCTGTTGCTCCCGCCGCCGTCCGAGATCGTGACGACCGCGATCGATCTGATGCGGGACGGCTATCGTGGTACCCCGCTCTGGCAGCACCTGGCGCTCAGTCTCGCCCGCGCGTTTGGCGCGTTTGCCGTGGCGACGCTGATCGGTGTGCCGCTCGGGCTCGCCATGGGAACGGCGCCAGGCTTTGGCGCCGTGCTCGACCCCTTCGTCCAGTTCCTGCGGCCGCTCCCGAAGCTCGCACTGATCCCCCTCGTGATCCTCTGGTTCGGTATCGGCGAGACCTCGAAAGTTCTTTTGATCTTCATCTCGGCCGCGCTCAGCATCATTGTCGGAACGGCGGCTGCGGTCGGCACCGTGCAGAGACAACGGATCCGCGCCGGCCAGGCGCTTGGCGCGCACGGGCTGGCGTTGTTTCGCTACGTGATCCTGCCCCACATCCTGCCCGAGCTGTTCGTGACGCTGCGCCTGTCCTTCGGGATCGGCTGGACGACTCTGATCGCAGCCGAGATGATCGCCTCCGACGCCGGCATCGGCTGGATGGTCGTCAACGCCGGCTCCTATCTGCGCACTGACGTCGTCATGCTTGGCATCGTCATGCTCGGCGGCACAGGCTACGCGCTGGACCTGGCGCTCGTGGGGCTGCAGCGCTGGGTGGCCCCTTGGTCAGGACGCGCCTGA
- a CDS encoding glycine betaine ABC transporter substrate-binding protein, translating into MLRLGLGAVALSLTAARSRAQTTVKPDVVRIGYLTAARAWVVGKTDGSFDRSLGVKVEWVPFPSGGPALSLLAAKQIDFAIFGNTPIVAGLSRKLPIQILGSPEIVATSERLVAKPGITTLRDLEGKRIAVAPASTMAFALEALIRINKLDASKIKRLPLSQPDTIAAWKRGDIDATYINGPFWAELLADGGQQLLVSEQLQPSGVFVWNSAVVRSEFAERSPETVVAWLRTVQAQFDRYRSDPEGVSRILAKDFGAPFEAVRDTLAGLRYPTFQDQLGPKYWGDGPGAAKDAPLIKALGDAAAFLAETGEIRRDDVPASFVPAVNYALLRRAFPS; encoded by the coding sequence GTGCTGCGACTGGGCCTCGGCGCAGTTGCGTTGTCACTGACGGCAGCACGCAGCCGCGCGCAGACCACGGTGAAGCCTGATGTCGTTCGCATCGGCTATCTGACGGCGGCGCGAGCCTGGGTGGTAGGCAAGACCGACGGCAGTTTCGACAGGTCGCTTGGTGTCAAGGTCGAGTGGGTGCCGTTCCCATCGGGTGGACCGGCGCTGTCGCTGCTTGCCGCCAAGCAGATCGATTTCGCGATCTTCGGTAACACGCCGATCGTGGCCGGGCTTTCGCGCAAACTGCCCATTCAAATTCTTGGCTCGCCGGAGATCGTCGCCACCAGCGAGCGGCTCGTCGCCAAGCCGGGCATCACCACGCTCAGGGATCTCGAAGGCAAGCGCATCGCGGTTGCTCCCGCCTCCACGATGGCCTTCGCGCTTGAAGCCTTGATCCGGATCAACAAGCTCGATGCCAGCAAGATCAAGCGCCTGCCCCTGAGCCAGCCGGACACGATCGCGGCCTGGAAGCGCGGCGACATCGACGCGACTTACATCAATGGTCCGTTCTGGGCGGAGCTTCTGGCGGACGGCGGCCAGCAATTGCTGGTCTCCGAACAGTTGCAGCCCTCGGGCGTCTTTGTCTGGAACAGCGCCGTGGTGCGGAGCGAATTCGCCGAGCGATCCCCCGAGACAGTGGTGGCTTGGCTGCGGACCGTTCAAGCTCAGTTCGATCGATACCGGTCCGATCCGGAAGGCGTGTCACGGATTCTGGCGAAGGATTTTGGCGCACCGTTCGAAGCCGTGCGCGACACCCTGGCCGGGCTGCGCTATCCCACCTTCCAGGATCAGCTCGGTCCGAAATATTGGGGCGATGGGCCTGGCGCCGCAAAGGATGCACCGCTCATCAAGGCGCTCGGCGATGCCGCCGCCTTCCTGGCCGAGACAGGCGAGATCAGGCGCGACGACGTCCCCGCCTCGTTTGTCCCCGCGGTGAACTACGCATTGCTGCGGCGCGCGTTCCCGTCTTGA
- a CDS encoding alpha/beta hydrolase, with the protein MKRLLSSLLVSLSAAWLPASAKEPRQLVTQDYHVASATPGVQIFLRNKHPKDLATFDASRTVLYVHGSTQPSETVFDLALGQGSWADYIASHGYDVWLVDVRGYGGSTPPTDQSKPFATTREGVEDFGAAVNHILAQRKISKLQLIGWSWGTLIAGSYAAAQPQHVAGLVLLAPPWLSSSGGKIPEAAWQEWTVDAVLKRLQTGVPNGQAEAIFPPASKKIWEQALLSAQPDAKAHNPPRFRSPTGVVADGAEYWSVNKAIYDPGKISAPTLIIRGEWDELTPLSQSQALFALLRNAAVRHLIEIPRATHFVEVETGRDALFREVQSFLDRN; encoded by the coding sequence ATGAAGCGCTTGTTGTCGTCGCTGCTGGTATCACTCTCGGCTGCGTGGTTGCCGGCTTCGGCGAAGGAACCGCGCCAACTGGTCACGCAGGATTATCATGTTGCGTCGGCGACACCAGGCGTCCAGATCTTCCTGCGAAACAAGCACCCGAAGGACCTCGCGACGTTCGACGCCTCGCGCACGGTCCTCTATGTCCACGGGTCGACGCAGCCATCGGAAACCGTCTTCGATCTGGCTCTGGGGCAAGGATCGTGGGCGGACTACATCGCATCGCATGGCTACGATGTCTGGCTTGTCGACGTCAGGGGCTACGGTGGCTCGACACCTCCCACGGACCAGTCGAAGCCATTTGCAACGACCAGGGAGGGGGTCGAAGATTTCGGTGCCGCGGTCAACCACATCCTCGCCCAGCGCAAGATATCGAAATTGCAGCTGATCGGCTGGTCATGGGGGACGCTGATCGCCGGCAGCTACGCAGCCGCACAGCCGCAACATGTCGCCGGCCTGGTTCTGCTGGCACCGCCCTGGCTCTCATCGTCCGGCGGCAAGATCCCGGAAGCGGCTTGGCAGGAATGGACCGTCGACGCGGTGCTGAAGCGCCTTCAGACCGGCGTACCGAACGGGCAGGCCGAGGCGATCTTCCCCCCGGCATCGAAGAAGATCTGGGAGCAGGCTCTTCTCTCGGCCCAGCCCGATGCCAAGGCGCATAATCCGCCGCGCTTCCGTTCTCCGACCGGCGTCGTGGCTGATGGCGCCGAGTACTGGAGCGTCAACAAGGCAATCTACGATCCCGGCAAGATTTCGGCGCCGACGCTCATCATTCGCGGTGAATGGGACGAGCTGACCCCGCTCAGCCAGTCGCAGGCGCTGTTCGCGCTTCTGCGTAATGCGGCGGTGCGCCACTTGATCGAGATTCCGCGCGCCACGCATTTCGTAGAGGTCGAGACGGGACGCGACGCGCTCTTCCGCGAAGTGCAGAGCTTTCTCGATCGCAATTGA
- a CDS encoding MetQ/NlpA family ABC transporter substrate-binding protein: protein MKHRLLALIAGFALFAAPAFADQKIKVGISGGDSEIVWAKVKEIAAKDGLDLQVVVFNDYLLPNAALDAGDLDANAFQHKPFLDNQTKTRGYKITPVGETIVAPIGLYSKKAKSAAEIRDGSSIGIPNDPSNGGRALLLLQAQNLVKLKDGVGILPTVLDVVDNPRKLKIREIDAAQLPRSLDDVDAAVINTNYAVPAGLIPGKDSIAIESSVSNPYNNFIAVRERDKNAPWVAKLVQAYQNDTIRQLIKDKLPGQIPAF from the coding sequence ATGAAACATCGCCTGCTCGCACTTATTGCCGGATTCGCTCTCTTTGCCGCACCTGCTTTTGCGGATCAGAAGATCAAGGTCGGAATATCCGGCGGCGATTCCGAAATCGTCTGGGCCAAGGTAAAGGAGATCGCCGCCAAGGACGGGCTCGACCTCCAGGTGGTGGTATTCAACGATTATCTGCTGCCGAATGCTGCGCTCGATGCCGGTGATCTCGACGCCAATGCGTTCCAGCACAAGCCGTTCCTCGACAATCAGACCAAGACGAGAGGCTACAAGATCACTCCGGTGGGTGAGACCATCGTTGCGCCGATCGGCCTCTACTCCAAAAAGGCAAAATCGGCCGCCGAGATCAGGGACGGATCGTCGATCGGCATTCCGAACGATCCCTCCAACGGCGGCCGCGCGCTCCTGCTGCTCCAGGCTCAGAACCTGGTCAAGCTCAAGGATGGGGTCGGCATCTTGCCGACCGTGCTGGACGTTGTCGACAATCCGAGGAAGCTCAAGATTCGCGAGATCGATGCGGCGCAGCTCCCGCGCAGCCTTGACGACGTCGACGCGGCGGTGATCAACACCAACTACGCGGTGCCGGCCGGGCTGATCCCGGGCAAGGATTCCATCGCGATCGAATCCTCCGTCAGCAATCCGTACAACAATTTCATCGCCGTCCGCGAGCGCGACAAGAATGCCCCCTGGGTCGCCAAGCTGGTGCAGGCCTATCAGAACGACACCATCCGACAACTCATCAAGGACAAGTTGCCCGGCCAAATCCCTGCGTTTTGA
- a CDS encoding aliphatic sulfonate ABC transporter substrate-binding protein, translating to MSTSRRQIITSGLGLLGTALLSPRVGIAAPGGVVPKEFKVGFQKGAAILVLGREQQVIEKRLKPLGVDAVQWVEFQFGPPMLEALGAGLIDIGSVGDTPPIFAQAAGSPLVYVASTPSAEHAVLVQHDSPIKTLAELKGKRVAFARGSSAHNVAVKALALAGLGLKDIVPTYLAPADATAAFNGGTIDAWVVWDPFYAIAQERYNARIIADTSDKRLASSSYYLSSRDFADKYPAVLSAALDEIGKLTEWSGQHRDELAKLAAAATSIDERSWRAAFARASFTFGEVTSAQVAQQQQLADAFYELGIVPKKVAVADIVWHQPKS from the coding sequence ATGTCCACTTCCCGACGTCAGATCATCACCAGCGGCCTCGGTCTCCTTGGTACGGCCTTGCTTTCGCCACGCGTCGGTATCGCCGCGCCGGGCGGCGTCGTGCCGAAGGAGTTCAAGGTCGGTTTCCAGAAGGGCGCAGCCATTTTGGTTCTGGGGCGCGAGCAGCAAGTGATTGAAAAGCGGCTGAAGCCATTGGGTGTGGACGCCGTCCAATGGGTGGAATTTCAGTTCGGTCCCCCCATGCTGGAAGCTCTTGGCGCGGGGCTTATCGACATCGGTTCGGTGGGCGACACACCACCTATCTTCGCGCAAGCCGCCGGCTCCCCGTTGGTATATGTGGCGTCCACGCCGTCCGCCGAGCACGCAGTGCTGGTGCAACACGATTCGCCTATCAAGACCCTGGCAGAACTCAAGGGCAAGCGCGTCGCCTTCGCCCGAGGTTCCAGCGCCCATAACGTAGCGGTCAAGGCGCTGGCGCTGGCCGGCCTGGGCCTCAAGGATATCGTGCCGACCTATTTGGCGCCTGCAGACGCCACTGCCGCCTTTAACGGCGGTACCATTGATGCCTGGGTGGTGTGGGATCCGTTCTACGCGATCGCTCAGGAGCGCTACAATGCGCGCATTATTGCCGACACGTCCGACAAGCGGCTGGCCAGTTCCTCGTACTACCTGTCGAGCCGTGACTTCGCCGACAAATATCCCGCTGTGCTGTCGGCTGCGCTGGACGAGATCGGCAAGCTGACGGAGTGGTCCGGCCAACATCGTGATGAACTGGCCAAACTGGCTGCCGCCGCCACCAGCATCGACGAGAGATCATGGCGCGCTGCCTTCGCACGGGCAAGCTTTACCTTCGGTGAGGTGACTTCAGCGCAGGTCGCTCAGCAACAGCAATTGGCTGACGCCTTTTATGAACTTGGCATTGTGCCCAAGAAGGTCGCGGTTGCCGATATCGTTTGGCATCAGCCCAAGAGCTGA
- a CDS encoding nuclear transport factor 2 family protein — MPMTPQDDLLLWHALHRLEVTYWYDVDFNDGRTAHDFFTPDGVKIVGHNRFEGREEIRAFYEWRASQIGEKAADRLAISGVKAVRHLITNLYVVSSSERSATVVGIIVFYGGLTYPSTRQSNPPMMVADLINECVLNDDNSWQFKSHTIQPVFMSAAPPPSMEIDPIFLKDT; from the coding sequence ATGCCGATGACGCCCCAAGACGACCTGCTTCTCTGGCATGCCCTTCATCGTCTCGAGGTGACATATTGGTATGACGTCGACTTCAACGACGGCCGCACGGCGCATGACTTCTTCACGCCGGACGGCGTGAAGATCGTGGGTCACAACCGGTTTGAAGGACGTGAAGAGATCCGCGCATTTTATGAGTGGCGCGCGAGTCAAATCGGCGAGAAGGCAGCGGATCGACTGGCGATCAGTGGCGTGAAGGCCGTGCGCCACCTGATCACCAATCTGTACGTCGTGTCCAGCAGCGAACGCTCCGCGACAGTGGTGGGCATCATCGTGTTCTACGGTGGTCTGACCTATCCATCCACGCGACAGTCAAATCCTCCAATGATGGTGGCGGATTTGATCAATGAGTGCGTGCTGAACGACGACAATTCGTGGCAGTTCAAATCACATACAATCCAGCCGGTATTCATGAGCGCCGCTCCACCTCCATCGATGGAGATCGATCCTATTTTCCTAAAGGACACCTGA
- the ftrA gene encoding transcriptional regulator FtrA: MLVYDGVNAFELGMAVEVFGLTDMGADWYRLVVCTEHPGRPLVANNGIRIVAEVSLKTLARATTIIVPGWENIEDTPSVALLDALRRAHRRGARIASICAGVFVLAAAGLLDGRRATAHWAQAELLSRKYPTIKVDPNVLYVDDGDIMSSAGRAAGLDLCLHIVRRDYGAQIANQVAQRLVVPPHREGGQAQYIPQPVRKAEGDALASVFAWAQRHLDQDLAINGLASRARMSRRTFIRRFEEATGMTPGEWVVQARVSRARELLEATQLPIEGIATATGFGSVEALRHHFRQRLGTSPVRYRAVFQASARSQAGADSR, from the coding sequence GTGCTCGTCTATGATGGCGTGAACGCTTTTGAGCTTGGGATGGCCGTCGAAGTGTTCGGCCTGACCGATATGGGGGCTGACTGGTATCGCCTCGTCGTTTGCACCGAGCATCCAGGACGACCGCTTGTTGCGAACAACGGCATCAGAATTGTCGCCGAGGTCAGCCTGAAGACACTGGCGCGGGCCACCACAATCATCGTTCCCGGATGGGAGAATATTGAAGACACACCATCCGTAGCGCTGCTCGACGCGCTCCGCCGTGCACATCGACGGGGTGCGAGAATCGCATCCATCTGCGCCGGCGTGTTTGTCCTCGCTGCCGCCGGATTGCTCGATGGTCGCCGTGCCACAGCGCATTGGGCGCAAGCCGAACTGCTCTCACGCAAATATCCAACGATAAAAGTCGATCCTAACGTGCTCTACGTCGACGATGGCGACATCATGAGTTCGGCCGGGCGGGCTGCAGGTCTCGATCTGTGCCTCCACATCGTCAGACGAGACTATGGCGCGCAGATCGCCAACCAGGTCGCGCAGCGGCTTGTCGTGCCACCTCATCGCGAAGGCGGGCAAGCGCAGTATATTCCGCAACCCGTTCGCAAGGCTGAGGGCGATGCGCTGGCCTCCGTGTTTGCGTGGGCGCAACGCCACCTCGATCAAGACCTGGCGATCAACGGTCTCGCTTCGCGGGCAAGAATGAGCCGCCGCACCTTCATCCGACGGTTCGAGGAAGCAACCGGCATGACACCTGGCGAATGGGTGGTGCAGGCACGGGTGTCGCGGGCTCGGGAGCTTCTCGAGGCGACGCAGCTTCCAATCGAAGGCATCGCAACCGCCACGGGGTTCGGTTCGGTCGAAGCGCTGAGGCATCATTTCAGACAGCGGCTCGGCACGAGTCCCGTGCGCTATCGCGCTGTCTTTCAGGCGTCCGCCCGCTCTCAGGCTGGCGCGGACAGTCGCTGA
- a CDS encoding carbon-nitrogen hydrolase family protein, whose product MENTVSFRVATCEFPDRAYEAGAMWRRLEGELTKAPVDLLVLPELAGVDSFWESPVFGEAVWRQAVATHAGISDELKHLTAKRIVGTRAVEVDTRRWNETFLWKPETGLVRGRPKAWLPQQEGGWEATWFERGPQNVLPVRDGGLCFAELVCTEIMVSTVARCLGQAGVQLIAVPRATGGHARWEVATRMAAIAAGAFVVTANRRGGSLAGGSWIVAPDGDILARTSEANPIISLDIDLAAADAAKQTYPRNVRD is encoded by the coding sequence ATGGAGAACACTGTGAGCTTTCGAGTAGCGACCTGCGAATTTCCCGATCGTGCTTATGAAGCAGGGGCGATGTGGCGCAGGCTCGAAGGTGAACTCACCAAAGCGCCCGTCGATCTCCTGGTCCTTCCCGAGCTGGCAGGCGTTGACAGCTTTTGGGAAAGTCCCGTGTTCGGCGAGGCGGTCTGGCGTCAAGCCGTTGCCACGCATGCCGGGATCTCGGACGAGCTGAAGCACCTCACGGCGAAGCGTATCGTCGGGACGCGGGCGGTCGAGGTGGATACACGGCGGTGGAACGAGACCTTTCTTTGGAAACCGGAGACCGGTCTCGTCCGAGGCAGGCCCAAGGCGTGGCTTCCCCAGCAGGAAGGTGGCTGGGAAGCCACCTGGTTCGAGCGCGGGCCACAGAACGTGCTGCCGGTGCGGGACGGCGGACTCTGTTTCGCCGAACTGGTGTGTACGGAGATCATGGTGAGCACCGTAGCGCGCTGCCTCGGGCAGGCTGGGGTTCAGTTGATTGCGGTGCCGCGAGCGACCGGCGGTCATGCGCGCTGGGAAGTGGCGACGCGGATGGCGGCGATTGCGGCCGGCGCCTTCGTGGTCACGGCAAATCGCCGAGGCGGCAGCCTTGCCGGCGGGAGCTGGATCGTGGCTCCTGACGGGGACATCCTTGCGCGCACGAGCGAGGCCAATCCAATCATCAGCCTTGACATTGATTTGGCCGCGGCCGACGCGGCCAAGCAGACCTATCCGCGCAACGTCAGGGATTGA
- a CDS encoding MSMEG_1061 family FMN-dependent PPOX-type flavoprotein: MRAKLLDRLDRHCCNFIAHAPLVIIGSSHPERGHDVSPRGDAPGFVHIFDPHHLAIPDRPGNNRLDTMENLFANPAIGLLFIIPGIEELLRVNGTARLTRSQKLLESMSVGGKMPKLAIIVSVTEAFLHCTKALKRSHLWQDDYRLDRAKLPSLGQMISDQTEPAGLTVKDIEARIEADAQKNLY, from the coding sequence ATGCGCGCCAAGCTGCTCGACCGGCTGGATCGCCATTGCTGCAACTTTATTGCGCATGCGCCGCTTGTCATCATCGGCTCTTCGCATCCCGAGCGCGGCCACGACGTCAGCCCCAGGGGGGATGCCCCGGGGTTTGTGCATATCTTCGATCCCCATCACCTGGCGATTCCGGATCGGCCCGGCAACAACCGCCTCGATACGATGGAGAATCTCTTCGCCAATCCCGCAATCGGGCTGCTGTTCATCATTCCTGGCATCGAGGAATTGCTACGGGTAAACGGCACGGCGCGTCTCACGCGTTCGCAGAAGCTCCTCGAATCCATGTCCGTCGGCGGCAAGATGCCGAAGCTCGCCATCATCGTGAGCGTCACGGAAGCATTCCTTCATTGTACGAAGGCGCTCAAGCGCAGCCATCTCTGGCAGGATGATTATCGGCTGGATCGGGCCAAGCTGCCGTCGCTCGGACAGATGATTTCCGATCAGACCGAGCCCGCGGGTCTTACCGTCAAGGACATCGAGGCGCGAATTGAAGCCGACGCGCAAAAAAATCTCTATTAG
- a CDS encoding MBL fold metallo-hydrolase, whose protein sequence is MKLQLLRNATLKLTLGERTILIDPFFAPKHSRPSIAGRSPNPLVDLPVSTDQALDGVELVIVSHLHSDHFDPVAQGLVPKDLPIVCQPGDDTKTSSFGFEKVTPLHDNLVWRGVKLTRRKGRHGFGPDVEKMGPVMGFSVELEGEPSLYWVGDTVLYPPVEETIRSTDPDIIVIHPSGALWEGQPIAMDAEQAVTLGRIFSRPTIVATHLEALDHTTVSRDDLRHKLLAQNIAAERFLIPHDGEVLTLGVPA, encoded by the coding sequence ATGAAGCTGCAACTCCTGCGAAACGCAACATTGAAGCTTACTCTCGGCGAGCGGACGATACTCATCGATCCGTTCTTCGCTCCGAAGCACAGCCGCCCCTCCATTGCGGGACGCTCACCAAATCCGCTGGTCGACCTCCCCGTGAGCACCGATCAGGCCCTGGACGGCGTCGAGCTCGTTATCGTTTCTCATCTCCATTCGGATCATTTCGATCCCGTGGCGCAAGGTCTGGTCCCCAAGGATCTGCCGATCGTCTGCCAACCCGGAGATGACACCAAGACAAGCTCCTTTGGCTTCGAAAAGGTCACGCCACTTCACGACAACCTTGTTTGGCGCGGCGTTAAGCTCACCCGACGCAAAGGTCGGCATGGCTTCGGCCCTGACGTCGAGAAGATGGGGCCGGTCATGGGGTTCAGCGTTGAACTGGAAGGCGAGCCGAGCCTCTATTGGGTGGGCGACACGGTCCTTTACCCGCCGGTCGAGGAGACGATTCGAAGCACCGACCCGGATATCATCGTGATTCATCCGTCCGGTGCGCTCTGGGAGGGGCAACCGATAGCCATGGATGCAGAGCAAGCCGTGACGCTCGGCAGGATCTTTTCGCGCCCGACTATCGTTGCGACCCATTTGGAGGCTCTTGATCACACGACCGTCAGCCGAGATGACCTGCGGCACAAGTTGCTCGCCCAGAACATCGCTGCCGAACGATTTCTGATCCCCCATGACGGCGAAGTGCTGACCCTCGGCGTCCCAGCTTGA
- a CDS encoding DMT family transporter yields the protein MNVVAPLLFLVMWSSGAIFVKLGLMSSSVWTFLAIRSTGAMLVLAVVLAIGFRSDLRAALMLPRRIILWAVFVGVLLQAGYQGAYFLAIAHKLSPGTLTIILGAQPLLTPFVARERTSWAGKALLLTGFFGLVLAVAGTRELGDGSVLGLTFGVVALAAITVGTALQKQIGVTVARSILWQYIGSVLIFGAIVMVTGWYATPSISFLVSATWMILVVSVGANVLLLYMLSRHPASRVGVVFYFVPIVTLIGEHYIYGTAHSAEAVIGAAIVVLSSLIFAKFDVLLPHLSTRMADKS from the coding sequence ATGAATGTCGTAGCCCCGCTGCTCTTTCTGGTCATGTGGAGCAGCGGTGCCATTTTCGTGAAGCTTGGCCTCATGAGTTCGTCCGTCTGGACGTTCCTCGCCATCCGCTCCACCGGCGCAATGCTCGTTCTCGCGGTCGTCTTGGCCATCGGCTTCCGATCTGACCTTCGCGCCGCCTTAATGTTGCCTCGTCGGATCATTCTCTGGGCGGTCTTTGTCGGCGTCTTGCTGCAGGCAGGCTACCAAGGCGCGTACTTTCTGGCGATCGCTCACAAACTGTCACCCGGCACACTCACTATCATCCTTGGTGCTCAGCCCTTGTTGACGCCATTTGTCGCCCGGGAACGGACGTCATGGGCGGGCAAGGCGCTCTTGCTTACAGGATTTTTCGGATTGGTATTGGCGGTTGCCGGTACACGCGAGTTAGGTGATGGTTCGGTGCTGGGACTTACTTTCGGGGTAGTTGCGCTTGCGGCTATTACGGTAGGGACCGCCTTGCAGAAACAGATCGGGGTCACCGTGGCCCGCTCGATCCTGTGGCAGTATATCGGCTCAGTACTGATCTTTGGCGCGATCGTAATGGTGACCGGCTGGTACGCCACCCCAAGTATCAGCTTCCTGGTCTCTGCGACATGGATGATCTTGGTCGTGTCCGTTGGTGCGAACGTACTGCTCTTATATATGTTGTCGCGACATCCAGCCTCGAGAGTTGGTGTCGTATTTTACTTTGTACCGATCGTTACCTTGATCGGGGAGCATTACATCTACGGTACGGCTCACAGTGCAGAAGCAGTGATCGGGGCGGCGATCGTCGTCCTGTCCTCACTTATCTTTGCCAAGTTCGATGTCCTGCTGCCGCATCTCAGCACCCGCATGGCGGACAAATCGTAG
- a CDS encoding ABC transporter substrate-binding protein — translation MASISISISLSRRAVLALGGAAALSGSGVFAQGVRVAKIGLVQSTTGGSAALYGTEQKQAIELAFAEINAAKTLKDITLEAIHADDGADRGQTVNIFQRLIRQDKVVAILGPTLSNSAFAANPIAQQAGIPVIASSNTAPNLTKIGDFIFRTSVPEDQVFPTVLRYAVQKHGIKKVALVYGLDDALTRSAHDVQKKAVADLGLEQVGVESYQRGDVDFSAQLTKLLAQKPDAIILGTLAEEAAAILRQARQLGFDSKVAFIGCNANISSKLFDLAGPAADGIIVGAAWFAGFDSPRSKAFVDAYHKRYGSTPDIYAAQGYDAAYLLAEAIRRADDVTNGRLVRDKLASISDFEGVLGRFGWSAERDATVQPKVLIGDGANKVFVAAATS, via the coding sequence ATGGCTTCCATTTCCATTTCCATTTCCCTTTCCCGCCGCGCGGTTTTAGCTCTTGGCGGCGCTGCTGCGTTGTCCGGCTCCGGTGTCTTCGCGCAAGGCGTGCGCGTTGCGAAGATCGGTCTTGTCCAGTCCACTACCGGCGGATCGGCGGCGCTCTACGGCACCGAGCAGAAACAGGCCATCGAACTTGCCTTCGCGGAAATCAATGCCGCAAAGACCTTGAAGGACATCACGCTGGAAGCGATCCATGCCGATGATGGCGCCGATCGCGGGCAGACCGTCAATATATTCCAGCGGCTCATCCGGCAGGACAAGGTCGTTGCAATCCTGGGGCCCACTCTCTCCAACTCTGCGTTCGCCGCCAATCCCATCGCGCAGCAGGCAGGAATCCCTGTCATCGCAAGCTCGAACACCGCTCCGAACCTCACCAAGATTGGCGACTTCATCTTCCGCACCAGCGTTCCGGAAGATCAGGTGTTCCCGACCGTTCTTCGCTACGCCGTGCAGAAGCATGGCATCAAGAAGGTTGCGCTGGTCTACGGGCTTGATGACGCTCTGACGCGCAGCGCCCACGACGTGCAGAAGAAGGCGGTGGCGGATCTTGGCCTCGAGCAGGTAGGCGTCGAGAGCTATCAGCGGGGCGATGTCGATTTTTCGGCGCAGCTCACCAAGCTCCTGGCGCAAAAGCCGGATGCGATTATCCTTGGTACGCTTGCCGAGGAAGCCGCCGCCATCCTGCGGCAGGCGCGCCAGCTCGGATTCGACAGCAAAGTCGCATTCATCGGCTGCAACGCGAACATCTCGTCCAAGTTGTTCGATCTGGCCGGCCCGGCAGCAGACGGCATCATTGTCGGCGCGGCTTGGTTCGCCGGTTTCGACAGTCCTCGCAGCAAGGCGTTCGTGGATGCCTACCACAAGCGTTATGGCTCGACGCCGGATATCTATGCGGCGCAGGGCTACGACGCGGCCTATCTTCTCGCCGAGGCTATCCGCCGCGCGGATGACGTGACGAACGGCAGGCTGGTGCGCGACAAGCTGGCATCGATCAGCGATTTCGAGGGTGTACTCGGCCGGTTCGGCTGGTCGGCGGAGCGCGACGCGACGGTCCAGCCGAAGGTATTGATCGGCGACGGCGCCAACAAGGTTTTCGTCGCCGCGGCCACAAGCTGA